AGAAATACGGTGTCTCCCCTTACAGTGTTTATCACCCGGATGTCATCAGCTCTATGCCGGAGTACTTCAACTCTAACTGGTGCAGATTTTGGGGAATTGAATAATGGCTCTTCTGGAATTTGACAACAGGCGCGGGTGGAGGGCCAGGGTGTGGCTTGATGAGCTACCGACTACTGCGCTTTTGTCTAACGATACAGTTCGTGAAATACACGTTTTCGAGTGTGGATCGGCAGTCGCATCAAGAAAATCGGTAGCGGTCGAAGTATTTCAACCATTTGGCGCCTCGTTCCACTACGGTTTGCTTGGAGGAGAGTACCGACCTATTCAAAGAAGGGCGCTAGAAGTCATTATCCCGACTGATACGCCGTCCACTGCTCGCCTGTACGCGGACTCGCTCGCAGGATCACTGGATACCGTAACGATCGGAGGCCTACCTGAATATGCGACGGGCATATGCACCGGCCTACAGCGACTGAGCCTCATTGCTAAGCCTTGTGGCGCTCTGAGTCTCACATGCATGGCGTACGGCGAGGTTGGATCAGCACCAATCATATTCGGTTCTCTCGCTCGTGCTCTGATCCTTGTGTTGTGTAGCCCTGGCCATCCGAGTTCGCTAGATGAGGCAATGGCGCTTTTAGCCGCTCAAAACTAAGCGCGATTAAAGAAAAGTATTTGAGAAGATCAGGGGACCGAAACATACTTAGTAACCGCCTACTTCATGCAGCCAGCTGCTTTCCAGCGCCGGAAAACATGGTTCCTATGGCTAGTGTTAAGTTCCCCATGGGGGATCATTTTAGGGGTTCCAGATTGAGCCGATGTCGTTGAGGCATTCAAAATACTTAGCCGCTACGGCCATGACGTCGCAGGCCGCATCGCCGGTACCACTCGAGCGTGACCAGCGAGAGCTGGACCTACGGCTATGATGACATGGACCGGCTGCTGAGCGCCGACAATACCTATTCAATCTTCTCATCCAACGGCTGCAAGGCATGCAGCCTGCGTCGCAGTTCTTCGGTGATCTCTCTCGAATCCTCCGAATTGCGCACGACGCGCGGGGTCAGCAGGATCAGGAGCTCGGTGCGATCTGACGTTTGGGACGTCGTTTTGAAGAGATTGCCGAGATAGGGAATGTCGGAGAGAAGCGGGATTCCGGTTTCGCTGTCGGTTCGGCTGTCCCGGATGAGGCCACCCAAGGCGATAGTCTGGCCGCTTTGGACCGCGACCGTGCTCGCGATCCGTCGCTGACGGATCGTCGGCGAGTTGAGGGTCGAGGAGGTGGTCTCAACCACGTCGCTCACTTCCTGCGCAATGTCGAGAACGACGAGCCCGCCAGCATTGACGCGCGGGACCACGTCGAGGATCACACCGGTGTCCCGGAACTCGATCGAGTTCACGATCGGCGCGTTGGGATCGATGGTCGAGACGGCCGACTGGACGGCGATCGGTACCTGGTCGCCGACCTGGAGGCGTGCCGATTGGTTGTTCAGGACCATCAGCTGGGGCGAGGAGATGACCTTGACGTTGGTGATGTCGGAGAGGGCATTCAGGATCACCCGGTTGTCGCCGCCCGTGAAGACATAGGAGAAGCCGGGAAACATCGCTGATACCGCCCCCGTCGCCAGCGAGCTGAAGGTGAAGCTGCTGCTGCCGCTGTCGAAGAACCATTGCAGCCCGTATTTCAGCTTGTCGTTGAGCGTGACCTCGGCGATCGTCGCCTCGATCAACACCTGAAGCGGCACCACGTCGAGCTGCTTGATGGCGGAGAGGATTTTCCGATAGTCGCTGGGCGTGGCGGAGATCAGCAGGGCATTGTTGGTCGGATCGGCCGTGATTCGAATGCCGTTACCTTCCGCGATAGCTCCCGTGGCCGGGGAGTTGCTTGTTCCGCCCTCGGTCGGCGTAGCGGCCGTTGGGCTGGCGCCGTCGGTCCCCGGAGCGCCGGCTCCGGTGGTGATGACGGGCATTGATGTCATGCTGGAGCCGGGTTCGATCAGAGTGGGCCGGCGGATCTCGGGGGGTTGGAGACCCGGCGCCAGGGGCGGTCGCCTCCGCCATGAAGTGGGGTTGCGAGCGCTGGAACCGGGGGCGTCACGCGAGCCCGAAGGTCTGCAGCAGCAGCCACAGATTGGCAGCGGTGATGGCGGCGAACAAAACCCAGGCGACCGCGGCCAGGGGCTTCGAGCTGGCGAAGTCGCCCATCAGCTTGCGGTCGCTGGTGAGGCGGATCAGCGGATAGATCGCGAAGGGCAGCTGCGCGCTCAACACCACCTGGCTCAGCACCAGCAGGCGCCCGACCGAATGCTCGCCCATGATCAGCACGCCGGCGAGCGCCGGAACCAGGGCGAGCCCGCGCGTGATCAGGCGGCGCTGATAGCAGGGGATCTTGAGATCGAGGAACCCCTCCATGATCACCTGGCCGGCGACGGTGCCGGTGAAGGTCGAGCTCTGGCCGGAGGCGAGGAGGGCGATGCCGAACAGCAGGCTCGCCATGGCCGTGCCGGCGATCGGCTCGAGCAGCCGATAGGCATCCTCGATGTCTGAGACGGTCGTGGCGCCGGTCTCGTGGAAGGCCGCGGCCGCCAGGATCAGGATCGCGGCATTGACCAGGAGGGCCAGCAGCAGCGAGCCGGTCACGTCACAGGTCGCGAGCCGGATCGCGTCACGCTTGGCGGCGACGCTCTCGCCGGTGAGCCGGGTCTGGACGATCGAGGAATGGAGATAGAGATTGTGCGGCATCACCGTGGCGCCGAGCACGCCGATGGCGATATAGAGCGCGTCGCTATGCTCCAGGGCCGAAACCGAAGGCACCAGGCCCGCGAGGATCAGCCCGAAATCGGGCCCGACCAGGATCAGCTCGACCAGGAAGCAGATGGCGATGGTGGCGATCAGCCCGAAGACGATGGCTTCGAGCCGCCGGAAGCCGCGCCCCTGCAAACCCAGCACGATCAGCGTGTCCAGCCCCGTCAGCACCACGCCCCAGGCGAGGGGGACGCCCAGCAGGAGCTTCAAGGCGAGCGCACAGCCGAGCACCTCGGCGACATCGCAGGCGACGATCGCGATCTCGGCCAGCACCCACATGCCGTGGGAGACCGCGGGGCGATAGCGCTCGCGCGAGGCCCGCGCCAGGTCCTTGCCGGACGCGACGCCGAGGCGCACGCACAAGGTCTGCAGCAGGATCGCGGCGAGGCTCGACAGCACCACCACGAACAGCAGGCTGTAGCCGAACTGGAAACCGGCGGCGATATCGGTCGCCCAGTTGCCGGGATCCATATAGCCGACCGAGATGAGCAGACCCGGCCCGGCGAAGCGCAACATGCGGCGCCACAGCGCGAGGCTCGGATCGACGAAGATCGAGCCGCGGACTTCGGAGGGGCAGAAGGGGGCCGTGGCGGTGGTGGGAAGGCGGACCATGAAGGCTGAAACTGACCCAGCGGCCGTGGCAGATCAAGCGGCGGCAGGGCTTCCTCCTCTTGTCATTGCCGGGCTCGACCCACGGCTGTCCGGTTGGCGCCATTGAAGGAGAATCTCGTTGCTCTGCTTTCTTCCCCTCCCCCCTTTGAGGGGGAGGCTGGGGTGGGGGGTGGCCACAAACTCGATGTTCGCCAAGCTCGTGTGGCTCAAGGCTCCGTCATCATCGCGTTCTTCGATCACCCCCACTGAGCAACCGGGAAGATGGGTAACAGTTCTGACCGAGGACATGGGTAACACATTTCTCGTTTTGTTCAGCTCTTCTGCGGCTGTTGGGCCTGTGGACCCTGTGGGCAACGCGCAGCGGTGTCCACAAGCCCACAGGCCTTGCGTTTGGGTTTGCGCAGACGGTCGCCGTCATGAGCGATGAACCCGAGTGCGATCGGTCCGTAGAAGACACTCCAGTTGCCGTCCTCGTCCTCGATGAGACCGATCGGCGCACCGACCAGCGCCTCGCTGCGTATCGTTGCCAAGCGCCTGGTGCGGACGCTCTTCGTTGTAAAGGCGCTGGAAGTCCTTGAAGCGCTTCAGCTGCTGGCGCAACGAGGACGCCGGCGGATCGGCCGTATCCTGCAGCAGCGTCAGATGCAGCCGCTCCAGCCGGCCGTTCTGCTGCGGCTTGCCCGGCAGGATGCGTTCGGGCACCACGCCTGCCTTGATCACCATGACCGACAGCCGAGACAGGCCCCCGGCCCCGCGCGAAGCAAACGGCGGCCCGTTGTCGGAGCGCAGCCAGTGCGGCAGACCAAATTCCCGGAACGCCGCATCAAGCACCGGCCAGGCATGCTCGGTGTCGTTCCGCGCCAGCGCCTGGCAGCGCAAAAGATAGCGGCTGTGCGCATCGCTCAGGGTCAGCGGCTCGCAACGGCTCCCATCGCCAGTGCGAAACCAGCCCTTGAAATCCACGCACCAGACATCGTTGGCAGCACCGCAATGGGCCAGCGGCGCACTCGACGGCGGGCCGCGCCGCCGCACCCGGCGCTTCACCGTCAGACCCGCGCGGTCGAACAACTCTCCGATCGTGCTGGCGGCCGGCCAAGCTATCTCCGCGTCCTGCCGCTCAAGCCAGGCTCGCACCTTCACCGGTCCCCAAGTGGGATGCGCACGCCGAACCGCCAAGCACCGCTCGGCAATGGCCGCCGGCACAGCTTCCGGATGGCTGAGCGGCGCCCGCGAGCGGTCGATGAGCCCCAACACGCCCTCGGCCTGATAACGCTCCAGCCATTTGTAACCAGTCTTCCGGCTCACACCAAAACGCCGGCACACCGCCGCAAACGCCTCGTCCCCTTGCTCAACCGCCGTCATAAACCGCATCCGCTCCGTCATGGCACAGGTCTCCGTCCATCCCATCGGCAAGGTCCTCCTCGCCGACCAGTTGACCTGTTACCCATGTCGTCGGTCTATTCTGTTACCCATGTAGCCGGTTTGGACCCCCACCCTAACCTCCCCCTCAAGGGGGGAGGGGACAAGATGACGTGGTGAAAGGCAGAGACGTTGAAGGGGTGGACTCAGTTTCGGAGTCTCGTGTCCCGAACGAGGCCAGATGCGCATTCTGCGTTCCAAGTCCGCGCTCTAAACAATCTCGGAGAAACCTCAACCGGACAGCCGTGGGCTTGACCCGGCAATCCAGTCCTTGCCCCAGACGAGGCGTGGGCCGTCAGCGCGTCTCGTTTCCCTGGATCGCCGGATCAAGTCCACGGCTGTCCGGTTGAGTTTTTGTGGACGCGGTGCATGGCGTTGATTCTACTCGGTCCTGAACGTCGGCAAACGTTTCGGGACACGGGCAGAGGGTCAGCGCCATGCGGCACCAGAATAGCGTATTTCATTCGGTTCTTAAGCAGGTTGCGTGGCTCGACTTCGATCGGCTGGTCGAGGCCCACAATAGCGATGCTCGGGTGCGGCGGTTGACGACCAAGGGCCAGTTCGTGGCGCTGCTCTACGGCCAGCTTTCGGGCGCGACGAGCCTGCGGGAGATCGTGAGCGGGCTGACGAGCCACGCGGCGCGGCTCTATCACCTGGGAACGGGCGAGGTTCGCCGTTCGACGCTGGCCGATGCCAATGCCATAAGGCCGAGCGGGCTGTTCGCCGAGTTGCTCGCCGTGATGATCAAGCAGGCC
The nucleotide sequence above comes from Hypericibacter terrae. Encoded proteins:
- a CDS encoding type II secretion system protein GspD, with protein sequence MTSMPVITTGAGAPGTDGASPTAATPTEGGTSNSPATGAIAEGNGIRITADPTNNALLISATPSDYRKILSAIKQLDVVPLQVLIEATIAEVTLNDKLKYGLQWFFDSGSSSFTFSSLATGAVSAMFPGFSYVFTGGDNRVILNALSDITNVKVISSPQLMVLNNQSARLQVGDQVPIAVQSAVSTIDPNAPIVNSIEFRDTGVILDVVPRVNAGGLVVLDIAQEVSDVVETTSSTLNSPTIRQRRIASTVAVQSGQTIALGGLIRDSRTDSETGIPLLSDIPYLGNLFKTTSQTSDRTELLILLTPRVVRNSEDSREITEELRRRLHALQPLDEKIE
- a CDS encoding Nramp family divalent metal transporter produces the protein MVRLPTTATAPFCPSEVRGSIFVDPSLALWRRMLRFAGPGLLISVGYMDPGNWATDIAAGFQFGYSLLFVVVLSSLAAILLQTLCVRLGVASGKDLARASRERYRPAVSHGMWVLAEIAIVACDVAEVLGCALALKLLLGVPLAWGVVLTGLDTLIVLGLQGRGFRRLEAIVFGLIATIAICFLVELILVGPDFGLILAGLVPSVSALEHSDALYIAIGVLGATVMPHNLYLHSSIVQTRLTGESVAAKRDAIRLATCDVTGSLLLALLVNAAILILAAAAFHETGATTVSDIEDAYRLLEPIAGTAMASLLFGIALLASGQSSTFTGTVAGQVIMEGFLDLKIPCYQRRLITRGLALVPALAGVLIMGEHSVGRLLVLSQVVLSAQLPFAIYPLIRLTSDRKLMGDFASSKPLAAVAWVLFAAITAANLWLLLQTFGLA
- a CDS encoding integrase core domain-containing protein, whose amino-acid sequence is MTERMRFMTAVEQGDEAFAAVCRRFGVSRKTGYKWLERYQAEGVLGLIDRSRAPLSHPEAVPAAIAERCLAVRRAHPTWGPVKVRAWLERQDAEIAWPAASTIGELFDRAGLTVKRRVRRRGPPSSAPLAHCGAANDVWCVDFKGWFRTGDGSRCEPLTLSDAHSRYLLRCQALARNDTEHAWPVLDAAFREFGLPHWLRSDNGPPFASRGAGGLSRLSVMVIKAGVVPERILPGKPQQNGRLERLHLTLLQDTADPPASSLRQQLKRFKDFQRLYNEERPHQALGNDTQRGAGRCADRSHRGRGRQLECLLRTDRTRVHRS